In Coriobacteriaceae bacterium, a single window of DNA contains:
- a CDS encoding UbiD family decarboxylase, giving the protein MSTTDASQIHDLRSALDFLREMPGQLLETDTQVDPDAEVSGVYRHVGAGGTVMRPTKEGPAMVFNNVKGFDDAKVCIGMLASRKRVAALLDLDEEHLGLEIGKRFENLIAPEQIAEGKHVDCQEVVYKATDEGFDLRKIVPAPTNTPVDGGPYITMGLAYGTSPDGTQSDVTIHRFSCVDKDKLAMWITPGSRHLGAFFDEYCQRGEDMPISISIGLDPAVYMCCGFEAPTTPLGFNELQIAGALRGRVVELADCVTVPQKCIANAEYVLEGYLMHDETINEDVNGHGYAMPEFPGYTGGAKVCPVIKITAVTTRVNPIMESCIGPSHEHVSMAGIPTEASIYKMVETAIPGRLLNVHAAPCGGGKFVAIMQFKKSSKNDEGRQRNAAMLAFSAFSELKHVILVDEDVDIFDMSDVMWAMTTRFQADVDLITIPGCHCHVLDPSNDPAFDPSIREHGIACKAIFDCTVPFNLKKNFIRSQFMEIDEEKWAAELAF; this is encoded by the coding sequence ATGTCCACTACCGATGCTTCCCAGATCCACGACCTGCGTTCCGCGCTCGACTTTTTGCGTGAGATGCCGGGCCAGCTGCTCGAGACCGACACCCAGGTCGATCCCGATGCCGAGGTCTCGGGCGTCTACCGTCACGTCGGTGCTGGCGGCACCGTCATGCGCCCGACCAAAGAGGGTCCGGCGATGGTCTTCAACAACGTCAAGGGCTTTGACGACGCCAAGGTCTGCATCGGTATGCTTGCCAGCCGCAAGCGCGTTGCCGCCCTGCTCGACCTGGACGAGGAGCACCTGGGCCTCGAGATCGGCAAGCGCTTCGAGAACCTGATCGCCCCCGAGCAGATCGCCGAGGGCAAGCACGTCGACTGCCAGGAGGTCGTGTACAAGGCGACCGACGAGGGCTTTGACCTGCGCAAGATCGTTCCCGCTCCCACCAACACGCCCGTTGACGGCGGCCCCTACATCACCATGGGCCTCGCCTATGGCACGAGCCCCGATGGCACCCAGTCCGACGTAACCATCCACCGCTTCTCCTGCGTCGACAAGGACAAGCTCGCCATGTGGATCACCCCGGGCAGCCGTCACCTGGGTGCGTTCTTTGACGAGTACTGCCAGCGCGGCGAGGATATGCCCATCTCCATCTCCATCGGCCTGGACCCCGCCGTGTACATGTGCTGCGGCTTCGAGGCTCCCACCACGCCGCTCGGCTTCAACGAGCTGCAGATCGCCGGCGCCCTGCGCGGCCGCGTCGTCGAGCTTGCCGACTGCGTCACCGTTCCGCAGAAGTGCATTGCCAATGCCGAGTACGTGCTCGAGGGCTACCTCATGCACGACGAGACCATCAACGAGGATGTCAACGGCCACGGCTACGCCATGCCCGAGTTCCCCGGCTACACCGGTGGCGCCAAGGTCTGCCCGGTGATCAAGATCACCGCCGTCACCACGCGCGTCAACCCCATTATGGAGAGCTGCATCGGCCCTTCGCACGAGCACGTGTCCATGGCCGGTATCCCCACCGAGGCCTCCATCTACAAGATGGTCGAGACCGCTATCCCGGGCCGCCTGCTCAACGTTCACGCCGCTCCCTGCGGTGGCGGCAAGTTCGTTGCCATCATGCAGTTCAAGAAGTCGAGCAAAAATGACGAGGGCCGTCAGCGCAACGCCGCCATGCTCGCCTTCTCGGCGTTCTCCGAGCTCAAGCACGTCATCCTTGTCGACGAGGATGTCGACATCTTCGATATGAGCGACGTGATGTGGGCCATGACCACACGCTTCCAGGCCGACGTGGACCTCATCACCATCCCAGGTTGCCACTGCCACGTGCTCGATCCGTCCAACGACCCCGCGTTCGATCCTTCGATCCGCGAGCACGGTATCGCCTGCAAGGCCATCTTCGACTGCACGGTTCCGTTTAACCTCAAGAAGAACTTCATCCGCTCGCAGTTCATGGAGATCGATGAAGAGAAGTGGGCCGCCGAGCTCGCCTTCTAG
- a CDS encoding NUDIX domain-containing protein: MGMHTTKVAVGEGKFALEAQLTVTPRGMAVYACSPEFAHLGATAQAIPRPEPGRTATVSILAVPCHRDEIPAHDIAAALATRFGVPVVASTGFHVEQASGDDLQRVLDTTKELIAALEEAAARILRAGWDEGGAGAEVVAVDAATGEALGSVDRIEAHAGEGILHQAFLTLLVEGRGEDARLLLCRRSPLKRLWGGVLADSCAGHPLPGEDVAAATARRINEELGITREPDQLKHLGHVVYREDHGDGRCECEWCEVYLAHVEPGELHINQEETSEVRRVAPSELKGYLQGHPEQLAPWLREALGDPFIRTALAM; encoded by the coding sequence ATGGGTATGCACACGACAAAGGTTGCAGTGGGCGAGGGCAAGTTTGCGCTCGAGGCCCAGCTGACGGTGACGCCGCGAGGCATGGCGGTGTACGCCTGCTCGCCGGAGTTTGCGCACCTGGGCGCCACGGCGCAGGCCATTCCGCGCCCCGAGCCCGGCCGTACGGCAACGGTGAGCATCCTGGCCGTTCCGTGCCATCGAGACGAGATCCCGGCGCACGATATCGCGGCGGCGCTGGCCACGCGCTTTGGCGTGCCGGTAGTTGCAAGCACGGGTTTTCATGTTGAACAAGCGAGCGGTGACGACCTGCAGCGCGTGCTCGACACCACCAAGGAGCTCATCGCCGCGCTCGAGGAAGCCGCAGCCCGCATTCTGCGCGCCGGCTGGGATGAGGGCGGTGCGGGCGCCGAGGTCGTGGCGGTCGATGCTGCGACCGGCGAGGCGCTTGGCTCCGTCGACCGCATCGAGGCCCATGCTGGTGAGGGCATCCTGCATCAGGCATTTCTGACGCTTTTGGTCGAGGGCCGGGGCGAAGACGCGCGCCTGCTGCTCTGTCGCCGCAGTCCGCTCAAGCGCCTGTGGGGCGGGGTGCTGGCCGATAGCTGCGCCGGCCATCCGCTCCCCGGGGAAGACGTCGCGGCCGCCACGGCGCGCCGCATCAACGAAGAGCTCGGCATTACGCGCGAGCCCGATCAGCTCAAGCACCTCGGACACGTGGTGTACCGCGAGGACCACGGCGACGGTCGCTGCGAGTGCGAATGGTGCGAGGTCTACCTTGCCCATGTTGAGCCGGGCGAGCTGCATATCAACCAAGAGGAGACCTCGGAAGTGCGTCGCGTGGCTCCGTCCGAGCTCAAAGGCTACCTGCAGGGTCACCCCGAGCAGCTGGCCCCCTGGCTCCGCGAGGCCCTCGGCGACCCATTCATCCGCACGGCCCTCGCTATGTAA
- a CDS encoding aldose 1-epimerase family protein yields MSTVTTIKRGGLTAAIDSMGAQLTSLALNGNEYLWQGDPAFWGKHAPILFPIVGSLRNNTATSAAGTCEMPRHGVARIVEHKLAEVSEDGSSVTYEITDTPESLQAFPFHFKLNMTYALTGDATLTQTFAVTNTGDVDLPFSVGGHPAFNVPAPGAEDEAFEDYELAFTEAWTNEAPIITPDGLMTFEGSYKAPDNSDVLPITHRSFDNDAIMFTDTPGSTLTLRGRKSGHGVKIDFEGFKYIGVWSAANDAPFVALEPWTGHTTMDTEDDVFEHKVNTITLAPGETDVRSFSVTLL; encoded by the coding sequence ATGTCCACCGTCACTACCATCAAGCGCGGCGGCCTCACCGCGGCCATCGATTCCATGGGCGCCCAGCTCACGAGCCTTGCCCTCAACGGCAACGAGTATCTGTGGCAGGGCGACCCGGCCTTTTGGGGCAAGCATGCGCCTATCCTGTTCCCCATCGTGGGATCGCTGCGTAACAACACGGCGACGTCTGCGGCCGGCACCTGCGAGATGCCGCGCCACGGCGTCGCGCGTATCGTGGAGCACAAGCTGGCCGAGGTCTCCGAGGACGGCTCGTCCGTCACCTACGAGATCACCGACACGCCCGAGTCGCTCCAGGCGTTCCCCTTCCACTTTAAGCTCAACATGACCTATGCCCTGACCGGCGACGCCACGCTCACACAGACCTTTGCCGTCACCAACACCGGCGACGTGGACCTGCCGTTCTCGGTGGGCGGCCACCCCGCGTTTAACGTGCCCGCCCCCGGTGCCGAGGACGAGGCATTCGAGGATTACGAGCTGGCGTTTACCGAGGCCTGGACGAACGAGGCCCCCATCATCACGCCCGATGGCCTTATGACGTTCGAGGGCAGCTACAAGGCCCCCGACAACTCGGACGTGCTGCCCATCACGCACCGCAGCTTCGATAACGACGCCATCATGTTCACCGATACCCCGGGCTCCACGCTCACGCTGCGCGGTCGCAAGTCGGGCCACGGCGTCAAGATCGACTTTGAGGGCTTTAAGTACATCGGCGTGTGGTCTGCCGCCAACGACGCTCCGTTTGTGGCGCTCGAGCCCTGGACCGGTCATACCACCATGGACACCGAGGACGACGTTTTTGAGCACAAGGTCAACACGATCACGCTGGCGCCGGGCGAGACGGACGTCCGCAGCTTTAGCGTCAC
- a CDS encoding SLC13 family permease, producing the protein MEAEKKAFKITKREIGFVLGIVVFLLVKFLPLAELSSTVELTVGGQTCLALTLATVVFWACGVAQPGFVGLLYCALLVLFKVCVDDTGAASISATVASTFSSWTKATMWLVIGAYLIASAVKESGLGERIAYAFMLKFVRDAKSLIISIFALTFVLSLLIPHPFPRAFLILAVVSVIAESAGYGDDDKGKLGFLVFAAAAPGSMFFLTGDSTLNPLVAQYSAEAGGMSPSFVDWFLYMSVPMLVALLCTLFLGLFLFKPSKELVYDREQIVAKQAALGKLSVKEIRTIVWLVIAIALWLTVSGDYIGWVTLAIGVALAMPIIGEVLTPASWNAVDIKSLMFLTAAMAVGSVGGATGMNAWIADVVLPSSVPENIFLFALLVAALSMIIHMFMGSVMAVLGVCVPAFISFAAGSSVSPLAVALIVFTSINIHYILPFHNLPILIGEGKDAGGYTSKEAMRMGIPLTAVVFVVVLVEAAWFHLFGLM; encoded by the coding sequence ATGGAAGCGGAAAAGAAGGCGTTTAAGATCACCAAGCGCGAAATTGGCTTTGTGCTGGGTATCGTTGTCTTTTTGCTGGTGAAGTTTCTTCCTTTGGCGGAGCTGAGCTCGACGGTCGAGCTCACGGTCGGCGGTCAGACCTGTCTGGCACTGACGCTCGCCACGGTGGTGTTCTGGGCATGCGGCGTGGCACAGCCGGGCTTTGTGGGCCTGCTCTACTGCGCACTGCTCGTCCTGTTCAAGGTGTGCGTGGACGACACGGGCGCCGCGAGCATCTCGGCGACGGTCGCCTCCACGTTTAGCTCGTGGACCAAGGCCACCATGTGGCTCGTCATCGGCGCCTACCTCATCGCCAGCGCGGTCAAGGAGTCGGGCCTGGGCGAGCGTATCGCCTACGCGTTCATGCTCAAGTTCGTGCGCGACGCCAAGTCGCTCATCATCTCGATCTTCGCGCTCACCTTTGTGCTGTCGCTGCTGATCCCGCATCCGTTCCCCCGCGCCTTCCTCATCCTCGCCGTCGTCTCGGTCATCGCCGAGTCCGCCGGCTACGGTGACGACGACAAGGGCAAGCTCGGCTTCCTCGTGTTTGCCGCTGCCGCCCCGGGTTCCATGTTCTTCCTGACGGGCGACTCCACGCTTAACCCGCTCGTTGCGCAGTACAGTGCCGAGGCCGGCGGCATGAGCCCGTCCTTCGTCGACTGGTTCCTGTACATGAGCGTGCCTATGCTGGTTGCGCTGCTGTGCACCCTGTTCCTGGGCCTTTTCCTCTTTAAGCCCAGCAAGGAGCTCGTCTACGATCGCGAGCAGATCGTGGCCAAGCAGGCCGCGCTCGGCAAGCTCTCCGTCAAGGAGATCCGCACCATCGTGTGGCTTGTCATCGCCATCGCGCTGTGGCTCACCGTCTCGGGCGACTATATCGGCTGGGTCACCCTGGCCATTGGCGTTGCTCTCGCCATGCCCATCATCGGCGAAGTCCTCACTCCCGCCAGCTGGAACGCTGTCGACATCAAGTCCCTCATGTTCCTGACGGCCGCCATGGCCGTGGGCTCCGTGGGCGGTGCCACCGGCATGAACGCCTGGATCGCCGACGTCGTGCTCCCCAGCTCCGTGCCTGAGAACATCTTCCTGTTCGCCCTGCTCGTCGCCGCGCTTTCCATGATCATCCACATGTTCATGGGCTCGGTCATGGCCGTGCTCGGCGTGTGCGTGCCGGCATTTATCAGCTTTGCCGCCGGCTCCAGCGTGAGCCCACTCGCCGTGGCGCTCATCGTCTTCACGTCCATCAACATCCACTACATCCTGCCGTTCCATAACCTGCCGATCCTTATCGGCGAAGGCAAGGACGCCGGCGGCTACACCTCCAAAGAGGCTATGCGCATGGGCATCCCCCTCACCGCGGTCGTCTTTGTCGTCGTGCTGGTCGAGGCCGCCTGGTTCCACCTCTTTGGCCTGATGTAA
- a CDS encoding MFS transporter, whose product MTTLTAATTPKSKPTAAALSPARTKLCLALLVLLGFSLGCSEFVVIGIESDLATELGISLATAGQLISVFALVYAIATPVLALSTGRFRRYQLLVCYSVVFVLGNLVMALAPNFQVLFISRIVLGSVSGALLAVGVTYIPELLSPQQTSLAISVVYGAFSVAMVFVTSIGKFVADTLDWHVAMYGTLTFAVLICSALVAFMPRAGQTDEPATFREQAGLLREPSIITGMLIFLFGVGSVYVFYGYVTPYLEQVLGMDTVQASTTLMAYGVFCLISNILGGWIDARFGMKALLVTFVLQAAALLGLFAVGAAMPLALVFVFSLAMLMYLFSVSCITHFMDVARSRHPKSMVLASSVEPMAFNVGISFGTAVGGAVVSSVGIAYVGAVGAAFSLVAWALTLVTIKLARWERRRQSARPSIRA is encoded by the coding sequence GTGACAACCTTGACCGCCGCAACCACGCCTAAAAGTAAGCCAACCGCCGCCGCGCTCTCCCCCGCGCGCACCAAGCTCTGCCTGGCGCTGCTCGTGCTGTTGGGATTCTCGCTCGGCTGCTCCGAGTTCGTGGTCATCGGCATCGAAAGCGACTTGGCAACGGAACTCGGCATATCACTTGCCACTGCGGGCCAGCTCATCAGCGTGTTTGCGCTCGTCTACGCTATCGCGACGCCGGTGCTCGCGCTCAGCACGGGGCGATTCCGCCGCTACCAGCTGCTCGTGTGCTATAGCGTCGTCTTTGTGCTCGGCAACCTGGTCATGGCGTTGGCTCCCAACTTCCAGGTGCTGTTTATCTCACGCATTGTCCTGGGCTCTGTCTCGGGTGCGCTGCTCGCCGTGGGCGTGACGTACATCCCTGAGCTGCTATCCCCGCAGCAAACCTCACTTGCCATCTCGGTCGTGTACGGCGCGTTTTCCGTGGCGATGGTCTTTGTGACCTCGATTGGCAAGTTTGTGGCCGACACACTCGATTGGCACGTGGCCATGTACGGCACGCTGACCTTTGCCGTTTTGATCTGTAGCGCGCTCGTGGCGTTTATGCCTCGCGCCGGGCAGACCGATGAGCCCGCCACCTTCCGCGAGCAGGCGGGGCTACTACGCGAGCCGAGTATCATCACCGGCATGCTCATCTTCTTGTTTGGCGTGGGCTCGGTCTACGTATTCTACGGCTACGTGACGCCTTATCTGGAGCAGGTGCTGGGCATGGATACCGTTCAGGCGAGCACCACACTTATGGCCTATGGCGTGTTCTGCCTGATCTCGAACATCCTGGGCGGATGGATCGATGCGCGTTTTGGCATGAAGGCGCTGCTGGTTACGTTTGTGCTGCAGGCGGCGGCACTGCTCGGGCTGTTTGCCGTGGGCGCCGCCATGCCGCTCGCGCTGGTCTTTGTCTTTAGCCTGGCGATGCTCATGTACCTGTTCTCGGTCTCATGCATCACGCACTTTATGGACGTGGCACGCAGCCGCCATCCCAAGTCGATGGTACTCGCAAGTTCGGTTGAGCCCATGGCGTTTAACGTCGGCATCTCGTTTGGCACCGCAGTGGGCGGCGCCGTGGTAAGCAGCGTTGGCATTGCGTACGTGGGCGCAGTGGGCGCCGCGTTCTCGCTTGTGGCCTGGGCCCTCACGCTGGTGACGATTAAGCTGGCTCGCTGGGAGCGCCGTCGTCAATCAGCACGGCCCTCAATACGGGCATAG
- a CDS encoding ATP-binding protein, which produces MRRSIESVIESWATKDASRPLLIRGARRVGKTYAAEEIGRRIAGDAFVKLDFQTDLELIAPLFDCPTDDVDTIVARISDYKRAPIRKETTFILFDEVQLCERALNSLRFFSGSGWRICATGSQLGVATRKRKLPFPSGVRQETMHPMSFEEFLWALDEEQMADAIRTHAGTLETYAAHQAALSLFHRYQIVGGMPAAVNAYRKTLSIEDARVEQREINETYTADMTDPENGISGVAARKVWRSIPSQLLRSSTKKFKYSEVERGGRRAKLIEPLDWLEGAGIISVNNLTEGIEPPLVPFDDEDGSFFKVYLLDTGLMFYKLGINPRLWLDLKEDSAIALSSDFRGALAENSVMQAFSGNSLQTYYWVPPSSWKTTGELDFLLQTDRMEIVPVEVKSARNVRARTLGSFMDKARSPYAYILSENNFFRSETDDGRELRHLPLYAAGFIGANCLKSSL; this is translated from the coding sequence ATGCGCAGATCAATCGAGTCCGTTATCGAATCATGGGCGACAAAGGACGCCTCACGCCCCCTCCTCATCCGTGGTGCGCGACGCGTAGGCAAAACGTACGCTGCCGAGGAAATCGGCAGGCGAATCGCCGGCGATGCGTTTGTCAAACTCGACTTTCAGACCGATCTTGAGCTGATCGCTCCGCTGTTCGATTGTCCCACCGACGACGTTGACACCATCGTGGCGCGGATTTCAGACTATAAACGCGCCCCCATTCGCAAAGAAACCACCTTCATCCTGTTTGACGAGGTGCAGCTCTGCGAACGGGCGCTCAACTCGCTTCGCTTTTTTTCGGGTTCGGGCTGGCGCATATGCGCGACCGGCAGTCAGCTCGGCGTCGCCACGCGCAAACGTAAGCTGCCTTTTCCCAGCGGCGTTCGTCAAGAGACCATGCATCCTATGTCGTTCGAGGAGTTTCTCTGGGCGCTCGATGAGGAGCAGATGGCCGATGCCATTCGTACCCACGCCGGCACGCTCGAGACCTACGCCGCGCACCAAGCCGCGCTCAGCCTGTTTCATCGATACCAGATCGTGGGCGGCATGCCCGCCGCCGTCAACGCATATCGCAAGACGTTATCCATCGAGGATGCGCGCGTCGAGCAGCGCGAAATCAACGAGACCTATACCGCCGATATGACCGACCCCGAAAACGGGATCAGCGGCGTGGCGGCACGCAAGGTCTGGCGCTCCATTCCGTCCCAGCTGCTGAGATCGTCCACAAAAAAATTCAAGTACTCCGAGGTCGAACGCGGAGGCCGTCGCGCCAAGCTTATCGAGCCGCTCGACTGGCTCGAAGGCGCCGGTATCATATCGGTCAACAACCTGACCGAAGGCATCGAGCCTCCCCTCGTTCCCTTCGACGACGAAGATGGAAGTTTCTTTAAGGTCTATCTTCTCGATACCGGCCTCATGTTCTACAAACTCGGCATCAACCCGAGGCTCTGGCTCGACCTCAAAGAAGATTCCGCCATAGCGCTATCTTCCGACTTCCGAGGCGCCCTGGCGGAAAACTCGGTCATGCAAGCATTTTCGGGTAACAGCTTGCAGACGTATTACTGGGTGCCGCCGTCGTCTTGGAAGACGACCGGCGAGCTCGATTTTCTACTTCAGACCGACCGTATGGAAATCGTGCCCGTCGAGGTAAAGTCCGCACGCAACGTGCGCGCGAGAACCCTCGGGTCGTTCATGGACAAAGCCCGATCGCCATATGCCTACATTTTGTCCGAGAACAATTTTTTCCGCAGCGAAACCGATGACGGGCGCGAGCTACGCCACCTCCCCTTGTACGCAGCGGGCTTTATTGGAGCAAACTGCCTCAAGAGCAGTCTGTAA
- a CDS encoding UbiX family flavin prenyltransferase, giving the protein MPESSVRPRRIVVGVSGASGAALGLECLKCLRQAGAESALVVTRGGEITIEQELGMTLDEFACYADVVYDNKNIGAAIASGTYPVDGMIVAPCSMKTLAGIASGYSENLLLRAADVQMKEQRRLVLMVRETPFSAIHVDNMARLARVPGVMLMPPMLTFYNGPATLDEAVHHIAAKALEAVGVSCANYKRWS; this is encoded by the coding sequence ATGCCTGAGTCTTCTGTTCGTCCCCGTCGCATTGTCGTTGGCGTGTCTGGCGCCAGCGGTGCGGCACTGGGCCTTGAATGCCTCAAATGCCTGCGCCAGGCCGGCGCTGAGTCGGCGCTTGTCGTCACGCGCGGGGGAGAGATCACCATCGAGCAGGAGCTCGGCATGACGCTCGACGAGTTTGCGTGCTATGCCGATGTGGTCTACGACAACAAGAACATTGGCGCTGCCATCGCAAGCGGCACCTATCCGGTCGACGGCATGATCGTGGCTCCCTGCTCCATGAAGACGCTCGCCGGCATCGCGAGCGGCTACAGCGAAAACCTGTTGCTGCGTGCGGCCGATGTGCAGATGAAAGAGCAGCGCCGCCTGGTGCTTATGGTGCGCGAGACGCCCTTCAGTGCGATCCATGTCGACAACATGGCACGCCTGGCGCGCGTGCCGGGCGTCATGCTCATGCCGCCCATGCTCACGTTTTACAACGGCCCCGCCACGCTCGATGAGGCGGTGCATCACATCGCCGCCAAGGCACTCGAGGCCGTCGGCGTGTCGTGCGCCAACTATAAGCGCTGGTCATAG
- a CDS encoding low molecular weight phosphotyrosine protein phosphatase, with translation MQRILFICHGNICRSTMAESVFTELVRRAGRAGEFVIDSAATSTEEIGNPPHHGTVAKLREVGIPVVAHRARQVRRAEYGDWDHIVYMDDENARGLRRIFGDDPDGKITRMLDWTERPGDVADPWYTGNFDATYRDVLDGCTAMLEQL, from the coding sequence ATGCAACGCATACTGTTTATCTGCCATGGCAACATCTGTCGCTCGACGATGGCTGAGTCGGTGTTTACCGAGCTGGTGCGGCGCGCCGGGCGCGCGGGCGAGTTTGTCATTGACTCCGCTGCGACCTCGACCGAGGAGATCGGCAACCCGCCACACCACGGTACCGTTGCCAAGCTGCGCGAGGTCGGGATTCCCGTCGTCGCACATCGTGCACGTCAGGTGCGTCGCGCGGAGTATGGCGACTGGGACCACATTGTCTATATGGACGACGAGAACGCGCGTGGCCTGCGTCGCATCTTTGGCGACGACCCCGACGGCAAGATTACGCGCATGCTCGATTGGACCGAGCGCCCCGGCGACGTGGCCGACCCCTGGTACACCGGCAATTTCGATGCCACCTACCGCGACGTACTCGACGGCTGCACCGCTATGCTCGAGCAGCTGTAG
- a CDS encoding MerR family transcriptional regulator — MQTGMYAISEMASLFNVSRQTLIYYDKIGLFKPAVVNEKGYRFYSPTQIPLMRLICMLRDLGLELDEIDRLTSTFDIGEMTDHLRSRVQALDEQIAGLKAERASVQERLSFYDEAVYWREREGKPELKQFERRYVVFEEFPSDIERGRSMLHPTLMRAILRMRALTGTRPMRGWGAMLRREALHSDDPIAGAGSFAVLPRGAEEILPSDPAELAEIGVEVLPEGTYLCMSRWGMPYEPEGIRAIVACMDRHALQPIGNAFDFCYLDTTSYDESHQEDFCCIQIPVALK, encoded by the coding sequence ATGCAGACGGGTATGTATGCGATTAGCGAGATGGCGAGCTTGTTTAACGTTTCGCGCCAAACGCTCATCTACTACGACAAGATCGGTCTGTTTAAACCCGCCGTGGTTAACGAAAAAGGCTACCGTTTCTATTCGCCCACGCAGATCCCGCTCATGCGTCTGATCTGCATGCTGCGCGACTTGGGACTGGAACTCGATGAGATCGATCGCCTGACCTCGACGTTCGACATTGGAGAGATGACCGATCACCTGCGCTCGCGGGTGCAGGCGCTCGACGAGCAGATTGCCGGGCTCAAAGCCGAGCGCGCGAGCGTGCAGGAGCGGCTGAGTTTTTACGACGAGGCGGTCTATTGGCGCGAGCGCGAGGGCAAACCGGAGCTCAAGCAATTCGAGCGCCGCTACGTGGTCTTTGAGGAGTTCCCGAGCGATATCGAGCGTGGCCGCTCGATGCTGCACCCCACGCTCATGCGGGCGATTCTGCGCATGCGTGCGCTCACGGGCACACGCCCCATGCGCGGTTGGGGCGCCATGCTGCGTCGCGAGGCGCTGCATTCCGACGACCCCATCGCCGGTGCCGGTTCCTTTGCCGTGTTGCCGCGTGGTGCCGAGGAAATACTGCCGAGCGATCCTGCCGAGCTGGCGGAGATTGGCGTCGAGGTGCTGCCCGAGGGCACGTACCTGTGCATGAGTCGCTGGGGCATGCCGTACGAGCCCGAGGGTATCCGCGCCATCGTGGCCTGCATGGACAGGCACGCGCTCCAGCCCATCGGCAATGCTTTCGATTTTTGCTACCTGGACACCACGAGCTACGACGAGTCTCACCAAGAGGACTTCTGCTGTATCCAAATCCCCGTCGCCCTCAAATAA